The sequence CAGACAGTCGAGGCCACGCTGCATGGCGTCACCGTCGAGCAGCCGGTTCTCGTCTATGCCGGCGGCCAGTTGGACCTTTTCGCCGAGCCGCTCGATGATGCGCATTTCGCCATTGCTGGTGCGGGCCAGGACCATGTGAAAGCTGTTCGATCCGAGATCGAGGGCGGCGATCATGGGGGAGGGTTCGGCGGCGGGTGGGCGCATGGGGCAGTCTCTGTGCAAAACCCCGACATCCTGACATGATCATCGGCATCCGCCAACGCGTAGCGACCATACGAACCGTCCGGATATCGGTCATGGCGCTCGCGCTTCGTTGCCAATCATCGATCATTCAGGCGACAGGCTGCGGCTTTCGGTCCGCACCAAGCCGGGCTATGATGGCGTCACTTTCGGTTTTGACCCTGGAGAAAATCCATGAGCGAATACATCAACAATGTCAGCGACAGCAGTTTCGAGCAGGACGTGCTCCAGGCAGACGGCCCTGTGCTGGTCGACTACTGGGCCGAGTGGTGTGGCCCTTGCAAAATGATCGCTCCGGTGCTCGATGAGATTGCCAAGGACTACGAGGGTAAGCTCAAAGTCTGCAAGCTGAACATTGACGAAAATCAGGAAACCCCGCCGAAGTATGGCGTGCGCGGCATTCCCACGCTGATGCTGTTCAAGAACGGCAATGTCGAAGCGACCAAGGTGGGTGCCCTGTCCAAGTCTCAGCTGGCTGCATTTCTCGACAGCAACATCTGAATCAAGCGTTTGTTTTTCAAAAGCCCTCGCAAAATGCGGGGGCTTTTTTTAACGGCAGGGTGGACGCTTCGTCTGTGCGGTGCTAAATTCGGCCTCGCGACGTTTCTTCCGTCGCCCTCTGCATGCCGTCGCCGACGCACTTCCGCCTCATAAAGCACAACGAACCTGTTCGTCTCTTGCTGCGCGGCTTCTCAAGCTAATCGCTTTCTTCATCCTTCCTGATCTCTTTCTATGAATCTGACCGAACTCAAGCAAAAGCCCATCACCGAACTGCTGGAAATGGCCGAACAGATGGGCATCGACAACATGGCCCGTTCGCGCAAGCAGGACGTGATTTTCTCCCTGCTGAAAAAGCACGCCAAAAGCGGCGAGGAAATCTCCGGTGATGGCGTTCTGGAAATCCTCCAGGATGGCTTCGGCTTTCTGCGCTCCGCGGATTCTTCGTATCTTGCCGGCCCAGACGACATTTATGTCTCGCCGAGCCAGATCCGCCGCTTCAACCTGCGCACCGGTGACACCATCGTCGGCAAGATCCGCCCGCCCAAAGAAGGCGAGCGTTACTTCGCGCTGCTCAAGGTCGATACGATCAACTTCGATCGGCCGGAAAACGCCAAGAACAAGATTCTCTTCGAGAACCTGACGCCGCTATTCCCGAACGAGCGGCTGACGATGGAGGCCGGCAACGGCTCCACCGAAGACCTGACCGGTCGTGTGATCGACCTCTGCGCGCCGATCGGCAAGGGGCAGCGTGGTCTGATCGTTGCGCCGCCGAAAGCGGGCAAGACCATCATGCTGCAGAACATCGCCAGCAATATCACCCGCAATAACCCCGAGTGCCATCTTATCGTTCTGCTGATCGACGAGCGCCCGGAAGAAGTGACCGAGATGCAGCGCACGGTGCGTGGCGAAGTAGTCGCATCCACCTTCGACGAGCCGCCGACCCGCCACGTGCAGGTTGCCGAAATGGTGATCGAAAAGGCCAAGCGCCTGGTCGAGCACAAGAAGGACGTGGTGATCCTGCTGGACTCCATCACTCGTCTGGCGCGTGCCTACAACACGGTAATCCCGAGTTCCGGCAAGGTGCTGACCGGCGGTGTCGACGCGCATGCCTTGGAGAAGCCGAAGCGCTTCTTTGGCGCGGCGCGTAACATTGAAGAGGGCGGCAGCCTCACGATTCTCGCCACCGCGCTGGTCGAAACCGGTTCGAAGATGGACGAAGTGATCTACGAAGAATTCAAGGGCACCGGCAACCTGGAGCTGCAACTGGATCGCCGCATCGCCGAGAAGCGTGTGTTCCCGGCCATCAACATCAATCGCTCGGGCACCCGCCGCGAAGAGTTGTTGACCAGTGAGGAAGAGCTGCAGCGCATCTGGATCCTGCGCAAGCTGCTGCACCCGATGGATGAGAGCGCCGCCATCGAGTTCCTGCTCGACAAGCTCAAGGACACCAAGACCAACGAAGAATTCTTCATGTCGATGAAGCGCAAGTAAGCGTCTGGTCGTGCCACCGAGGCCGGGGAAACCCGGCCTTTGTCTGTCTGCAGGTTTTGGAATCGGCCCGTGCCAAGGCTAAACTCTGCGCCCCGACATTTGCCGGTCCATGCGAGGCTCAAGCATGCAGTATCGCGACTTACGCGACTTTATCAGTGGCCTGGAACAGCGCGGTGAGCTCAAGCGCGTTTCGACCGCTGTATCCCCTGTTCTGGAAATGACCGAAATCTGTGATCGGACCCTGCGCAAGCAGGGGCCAGCGCTGCTCTTCGAGAACCCGACCGGCTTTGACATGCCCGTGCTTGGCAATCTGTTCGGCACGCCCAAGCGGGTTGCGCTGGGAATGGGCGCTGACGAAGTGTCGGAGCTGCGGGAAATCGGCAAGCTGCTGGCGTTCCTGAAGGAGCCGGAGCCGCCGAAGGGACTCAAGGACGCCTGGAGCAAGCTGCCGATCTACAGGAAGGTCATCAGCATGGCGCCGAAAGTGCTCAAGGATGCGCCCTGCCAGGAGGTCATCGTCGAAGGCGAGGGCGTCGACCTGTCCAGGCTGCCCATACAAACCTGCTGGCCGGGCGACGCGGGGCCTTTGATCACCTGGGGCCTGACCGTCACCAGGGGGCCGAACAAGGAACGCCAGAACCTCGGCATCTACCGACAGCAGGTCATCGGCCGCAACAAGGTGATCATGCGCTGGCTCAGCCATCGTGGGGGCGCGCTGGACTTTCGCGAATGGTGCGAGAAATACCCTGACCGGCCTTACCCCGTCGCGGTGGCGCTTGGCGCCGATCCTGCGACCATTCTCGGGGCCGTGACGCCGGTTCCGGATTCGTTGTCCGAATATGCCTTCGCCGGTCTGCTGCGCGGTAGCCGCACCGAGCTGATCAAGTGCCGGGGTAGCGATCTGCAAGTGCCGGCAGGCGCCGAAATCGTTCTCGAAGGCTACATTCAACCTGGCGAAATGGCCGATGAAGGTCCATACGGCGACCACACCGGTTACTACAACGAAGTCGACCGATTCCCGGTCTTTACCGTCGAACGTATCACCAGGCGACACGACGCGATCTATCACAGCACCTACACCGGGCGTCCGCCGGACGAGCCAGCGATTCTCGGCGTGGCGCTCAATGAGGTCTTCGTGCCGATCCTGCAAAAACAGTTTCCGGAGATCACCGACTTCTACCTGCCACCCGAAGGTTGCTCGTACCGCATGGCGGTGGTCACCATGAAGAAACAGTACCCCGGCCACGCCAAACGGGTCATGTTGGGGGTCTGGAGCTTCCTGCGCCAGTTCATGTACACCAAGTTCGTGATCGTCACCGATGACGACATCGACGCGCGTGACTGGAACGATGTCATCTGGGCGATCACCACCCGCATGGACCCCAAGCGCGATACCGTACTGATCGAGAACACGCCTATCGACTACCTCGACTTCGCCTCTCCGGTTTCCGGGCTGGGTAGCAAGATGGGGCTCGATGCCACGCACAAGTGGCCCGGCGAAACCAGTCGTGAATGGGGGCGGGCCATCGTTCAGGACGAGGCGGTCAAGCGCCGTGTCGACGAACTCTGGTCGGAGCTGGGCATCGACTGATGAACAGTGGCCGTTATTTCAGGTTTGAATAGATGAAAGTTACGCTGCAACCCTCTGGCGCGGTGCTTGAAGTCCAGCCAGGCGAGCGGATTCTCGATGCGGCCCGGCGGCTGGGCTACGACTGCCCACACGCCTGTCGCAACGGAAACTGCCTTGTCTGCGCCGCCTTGCTGGTCAATGGTCGAGTACGCCAGCGTGGCGAAACTCATGATCATGGTGAAGTATTTACCTGCCTGGCCGAACCTGAAGAAGATTGCGTCCTGCTGTGGGACGGTGTTCTCGCGCCTGGTGAGCTTCCGGTGCGGACCCTCAATTGCCAGTTGGTCAGTTGCGAAGACGTCGGTGGCGACGTGTTTCGGCTGTTATTGCGTGCTCCGGCAGGCAAGACGCCACGCTATCACGCCGGGCAATACGTTCTGATCGAACGGGAAGATGGCGAGTTCAGCGCCTTTTCGTTGGCCTCGGCCCCCAGGAGCGGGCGAGACCTAGAGCTGCATGTGCTGGCGCGGGAGCCGTCGGCGACCGGGTTGCTGGATTACATCGGCCGCAAGGGCATGGTCACGGTGCAGATGCCGTTCGGCGACACGCATCTGGCCGAATTGCCCAATGGACCGCTGGTGCTGATCGCGGCGGGGACCGGCATGGCTCAGATGCACAGCCTGATCGAGCATTGCCGGGCGGAAGGCTTCGCTCATCCGGTGCATCTGTACTGGGGCGTGCGTCGCCCCGAGGATTTTTATCGGCTCGCGCATTGGGAAGAGTGGCAGCGCATGCCCAATCTTTCGCTCCATCAGATCGTCAGCGACGTCTGCGGTTGGCAAGGACGCTGTGGGCTGTTGCACGAAGCCGTCTGTGAGGACTTCGATGATCTCAAACCGGTTCACGTCTATGCCAGCGGGTCCCCAGCGATGATCTACGGCACGCTCGATGCGCTGGTCGAGGCGGGGATGGACGCAACGCAGATGCGCGCCGACGTATTCGCCTACGCGCCGCGGGAACGCTAGCGCCGCGGTCCCTCGCGGCGCTTCGGTTCAGCGTACCTGGCGTTGCTGCAGCAGCAGGTTGTTGTATCCACTGGCCGCTAGCGTCTTCTGCGCCTGACCGAGCTGCTCGCGGTTGGCAAAGGGACCGACCAGCACGCGGTACCAATCCTCATCGCGCACGGTAACGTTCTCGACTCGCACGTCCTGCCCCAGCAGAATGATCTGCGCCCTGACCCTCTCCGCTTCCGGCTGCTTGCGGAACGAGCCGGCCTGAAGGAAGAACTGTGTAGCCGGCGCCTTGGCCACCATCGGTGGAGGCGGCGGTACCTGGCCGTTCAGCGCCGCTTCGGCGCGCGCGGCGTCGATCTTCGCGGCCTCCTCGGGCGTGACGGGTTTGGGCGCCTGCTCCGGCTTCGGCGCTTCGGGCGGCAGAATCACTTCCGACTCAGGCAGCAGGGTGTAGAAGTCGTATTTCGGTTTCACCGGTTGCCCGGTTGTCGGTGCAGGACGCTTCGGTTGCTCCTTGGGCTTGGGGGTGTCCTTGGCGCGCTTGATCTCGTCCCCGCCAGGTTCGAGATTCATCAGGAACATGATGAAGCCGCCGATGACCAGCCCGCAAACCAGCCAGACCCAGCCGGGTACGGGCTTCTTCGCGGGCGCCTGGTAGCGGCTCGCGCCACGCTTCGGTGCGGGTTTTTTTCGGGTGGCCACTTACATCCGCTCCAGCGTTTCCAGGCCGAGCAGCTCCAGACCCTGCTTGAGAGTCTTGCCCGTCAGAGCGGCCAGGCGCAGGCGGCTCTGCTTCACGGTTTCGCTTTCGGCGGTGAGTATCGGGCAGTGCTCGTAGAAGCTCGAGAACAGGCCGGCCAGATCGTACAAATAGCTGCACAGCAGATGCGGGACGCCCTTTTCCCCGACGCCGTTGAGCACTTCGCCGAATTGGGCGAGCTTGGCGCCCAGCGCTTGTTCCTGTTCGGCTTCGAGTCTTATCTCGCCTGCGAGCCCGTCCATGCCGGTGCCGAGCTTGCGAAATACGCTGGCCACGCGTGTGTAGGCGTAAAGCAGGTAGGGCGCGGTGTTGCCTTCGAAGCTGAGCATCTGTTCGAAATTGAAGCTGTAATCGCTGGTGCGGTGCTTGGACAGGTCCGCGTATTTCACGGCGCCAATGCCTACGGCGCGCGCGATCCGCCGCAGTTCCGCTTCGTCCAGATCGGGGTTCTTGCCCTTGACCAGGCTGTAGGCGCGTTGTTCGGCTTCGTCGAGCAGGTCGACCAGCTTCACCGTGCCGCCGTCGCGGGTCTTGAACGGTCGACCATCGGCGCCGTTCATGGTGCCGAAGCCCATGTGTTCGAGCTGCATCGAGCTGTGCACGAAGCCGGCGCGGCGCGCGACCTCGAACGCCATCTGGAAATGCAGGGCCTGACGCTGATCGACGAAATACAAGGCACGATCGGCTTTGAGTTGCTGGCTGCGATAGCGCATGGACGCCAGATCGGTGGTCGCATACAGATAGCCGCCGCCGGCTTTCTGAACGATCACAGGTAGAGGATTGCCTTCGGCATTGCTGAACGCATCGAGAAATACGCACTGGGCGCCGTTGCTTTCGCTCAGCATGCCCTTGGCCTTGAGCGATTCGACGATGTCACCCAGTTCGCCGTTGTAGGCGCTCTCGCCCTTGACGTCGTCCGGCGTCAACTTGACGTTGAGGCGGTCGTAGACCTTCTGGCAGTGTGACAGGGAGATCTCGTTGAAACGGGTCCACAGACGCAGGCAGTCGGCATCGCCTGCTTGCAGTTTCACCACCAGTTCGCGGGCTCGATCGGCGAACTCGGCGGAGTCGTCGAAGCGCTGCTTGGCCGCACGATAGAACTGCTCGAGGTCGGACAGCTCGCTTTCGGCAGCGGCGGGATTCTCCTCCAGATAGGCGAGCAGCATGCCGAACTGGGTGCCCCAGTCGCCCACGTGGTTCTGCCGGATCACCTCATCGCCGAGATACTCCAGCACCCGCGCGACGGCATCGCCGATGATGGTCGAGCGCAGGTGACCGACGTGCATTTCCTTGGCCAGGTTCGGCGAAGACAGGTCGATCACGACGCGTTGCTTCGGGCTTGCCTTGCTTACGCACAGGTGAGGGTCGGCAAGCGCAGCGTCGAGGCGCTGGGCCAGCGCGGCGCTGTTCTGGAAAAAGTTGAGAAAGCCCGGTCCGGCGATTTCCACCTTGCTGACGCCGGGGTCGGCCGGCAGCGCCTCGATGAGCTTCTGTGCGAGCTCGCGGGGCTTCATCCCGGCAGGCTTGGCCAGCATCATGGCGATATTGCTGGCGAAATCACCGTGAGTCTTGTCGCGGGAGTTCTCCACCTGAATGGTCGGACTCAACCCTTCGGGCAGCACGCCTTCAGCGGCGAGGCGGGTCAGGGCTTGCTGGATCAGATGGCGAATGCTGTCTTTCATCGTTAGCTCGGTCGGCCCGAAGGCTTTGGTCGAAAACTGGACATTATCGTGGTCCGAGGGGCGAACCTTCAAGGCTTAAGGCGCTTAGTTGCAGGCTGCGCCCGAATTCGTCCCTGTCAGAACAGGTCGATCGGATCAACATCCAGCGACCAGCGCACCGTTCGGCTGCCCGGAAGTGCTTCTATCTGCGGCAACCATGCGCTCATCAGCTTGTGCAAGGGCGCGCGGGCGTTGGCCTGGAGCAGCAGCTGCGCCCGAAAGCGCCCGGCACGGCGTTCCATCGGCGCGGGCACGGGGCCGAGCAGCTCGACGCCGCTGAGTCCGAGTTCGCTCATCAGGAACTCCGCCTGGCTGCAGGCCTGGTCGAGAAAGTCTTCAGCCTGGCCGGGCTTTGCCGCTTCGGCGCGTAGCAGGGCTAGATGGCTGAACGGTGGCAGGCCCGCGGCGCGGCGCTCGCTCAGCGCCTGGTCGGCAAAGGCGAAATAGCCTTGCTCGGTCAATTGAACCAGCAGCGGATGGTCGGCCAGGTGAGTCTGGATGATGACTTTGCCGGGTTCCTCGGCACGGCCTGCGCGGCCGGCCACCTGTACGATCAACTGCGCCATTCGCTCGCTCGCCCGAAAGTCCGCGGAGAACAGGCCGCCGTCGGCATCGAGGATCGCGACCAGCGTCACGCGTGGGAAATGGTGGCCCTTGGCGAGCATCTGCGTGCCGACCAGCAGGCAGGGTTCGCCGCGGTTGATGGTGGCCAGCAGTTGCTCCATCGAGCCCTTGCGTGAGGTGCTGTCGCGGTCGATGCGCAGCACCGGGTAATCCGGGAAGAGAATGCCCAGGCGCTCTTCCGCGCGTTCGGTCCCGGCACCGACGGGGCGCAGGTCGAGTTTGTTGCATTCGGGGCAGCTTCTCGGTGGGCGTTCGGCATGACCGCAGTGGTGGCAGCGCAGCTCGTTGTGGCGCTGGTGGAGGGTCATCCGGGCGTCGCAGCGCGGACATTGGCTGAGCCAGCCGCAATCATGGCACAGCAGCGAAGGCGCGAAGCCGCGGCGGTTCAGAAACACCAGCACCTGCTGCCCGGCAGCGAGCGTCTGCGCCATGGCTTGCTGCAGTGGGCCGGAAATGCCCGAGTCCAGCGGGCGGCTCTTCACATCCAGGCGCAGAAACCGCGGAGCCTGCGCTCCGCCGGCACGCTGGGTCAGTTTCAGCAGCGCATAGCGCCCAATGTGCGCGTTGTGCAGGCTTTCCAGCGATGGCGTTGCCGAGCCCAACAGAATCGGCAGGTTTTCCTGGCGCGCCCTGACGACCGCCAAGTCCCGGGCGTGATAGCGCAGGCCCTCCTGCTGTTTATAGGAGGCGTCATGCTCCTCGTCGAGAATGATCAGCCCTGGGTTTTTCATCGGCGTGAAAAGCGCTGAACGGGTGCCGATGACGATGTCCGCTTCGCCGTCTCTGGCTGCCAGCCAGGCGTCCAGGCGCTCGCGGTCATTGACGTTGGAGTGCAGCAGGGCGATACGGGCGTTGAACCGTTTCTCGAAGCGCGCCAGGGTCTGCGGGCCGAGGTTGATCTCGGGAATCAGCACCAGCGCCTGCTTCCCGGCTTCGAGTACGTGGTGGATCAACTGCAGATAGACTTCGGTCTTGCCGCTGCCGGTGACGCCGGCCAGCAGGAATGTCTGGAAGCCGTCCAGGCCTGCGCGAATGGCTTCGAAGGCGGCGCGCTGTTCCTGATTCAATGGCAGTTCCGGCTGCAGCAGCCAGCTGCCCTGGTGGCGCTGAGTCTGATGGCTGCGCCGGGTTTCGACGCGCAGCAGCCCTTTTTGCAGCAGCTGGTCGAGGCTGTCCTTGCTCAGCTGCAGCTGGGTCAGCAAGGCGTGCGCGACCCCATGCGGATGCTGAGCGATGGTCTTCAGTGCCTCGCGCTGGCGGGGTGCGCGGGCGAGCCGGGGGTCTTCCGGTCGTGCGCCTTTGGCTGCATGCCAGAAGCGCTCCTGCCTGGCCTCGGCGGGCTCGCCCTGGCGCAACAGGACCGGCAACGCCCAACTGAGCGTGTCGCCGAGGCTGTGCTGGTAATACTGGGCGGTCCACAGGCACAGCTTGAACAAGGGCGGCGGTAGCGGGGCGTGCGTATCCAACAACTCCAGGGCCGGCTTGAGCTTGGCGGCGGGCACCTCGCTGTGGCTGGCGGTCTCCACCAGGATTCCGACGATTTCACGCCGACCGAATGGAACCCGCAGGCGCATACCGGGCTGCAACGCCGCGTAGGGAATGCCGACCGGCGGCAGGTAATCGAAGAGTCTGCGCAGCGGTGAAGGCAGGGCGAGGCGAAGTATGGGTTGGGACACGCGGAAGTCCTTGGCAACGAGCGCTGATGGTAAACGATCCGACACCGCAGCAGGTCTGGGCGACTCACCGGGCGCGCGCGCGGGCCGTCGGATGTCCTGCGCAGGCACGGCGGCCTGGCGCGGGGCGATCAGCTGCCCTTGCATCGCAACAGGGCTCTGGTATTATTCGCGCCCTTCCGTGCGGTACTCGACATAGGGTCGGGTGGCGGCACAAGTCCTAGAGGATTTTTCCATGAAAGCCGATATCCATCCTAACTACGTTGAAATCGAAGCCACTTGCAGCTGCGGCAACGTCATCAAGACCCGCTCCACGCTGGCCAAGAACCTGAGCATCGACGTTTGCTCTGAATGCCACCCGTTCTACACCGGCAAGCAGAAAGTGCTGGATACCGGCGGCCGTATCGACCGCTTCAAGCAGCGTTTCGGTGTGTTCGGCGCCAAGTAAGCAGTCGCCGCGACGGGAACCCCATGAGGTTTTCCGAGCATCTGAAAAAGGCGTCCCGCGTGGGCGCCTTTTTCGTTTTCGCTGTATTCAGCCTTGAAGTACAGGCGCTTTGCCCGACTGCCGGGCCCCTGTTGCCCGTCAGGGTGGCAGCGGTCGTCGATGGCGATACCTTTCGCCTGACCGACGGGCGCAGCGTGCGGCTCATCGGCGTCAATGCCCCCGAAGTGGGCCGCAAGGGCCGCAGTGCCGAGCCCTATGCGGAGGCGGCCAAGCGTCGCCTGCAGGCACTGGTGAACGCCAGCGGCGGGCGCGTAGGACTGCGTCTCGGCCAGCAGCCGAACGATCATTACGGCCGCTTGCTTGCTCATGCCGATGGCGCACAAGGTGAAAACCTTGAGTCTGTCCTGCTGGCCGAGGGGCTGGGATTCTTTGTCGCCATCGCGCCGAACACCTCCTTGGTCGACTGCCATCGCGCGGTAGAGCTTCAGGCGCGGCTGGCCAACAAGGGGGTCTGGCGACAACCGCCGGTAATCTCGGCCGAGGGCCTGCGCCGCGGTGGCTTTGCTCTGGTCAGGGCGCGGGTCGATCGGCTGGACAGCAATCGGGGCGGCGTCTGGCTGGAGCTGGATGGCTCGCTGGTGCTTCAGGTTCCGCGTGAGGCCGTTGCGGCATTTGGCGATTCGCTGTCGGACCTGCCGGGCAAGCAGGTCGAGGCGAGAGGGTGGGTAGTCGATCGCAAGGGGCGTGTGGACGGATCGCGACAGGCTCGCTGGCTGTTGAGAATAACGCACCCCTCGATGCTTGTTCCGCTGCCTTGATCGGGCGCCCGGACCCTGCCTGGGTGGCTGCGATGAAGGGGCTGCGCCTGTCAGCTTAAAGTCGTAGAGCCAGCCCTTGACAGTCAGCTTTTCCATTGGCTTGTGACGGCGCTGGGTCTTGGCGTATGCTCGGCCCCCTGTCTGTCCCAGTAAAATAAGCGGAATGCCTCATGACTGACCTGAAAACTGCCGCTCTCGACTATCATTCCCAGCCTCGTCCGGGAAAGCTGAGCGTTGAGCTGACCAAGCCCACCTCCACTGCCCGTGATTTGTCGCTGGCTTACAGCCCAGGCGTAGCGGAGCCGGTTCGAGAAATCGGTCGTGATCCGGAACTGGCTTACCGATACACCGGTAAAGGCAACCTGGTTGCGGTTATTTCCGATGGCACGGCCATCCTTGGCCTGGGCAACCTCGGGCCGCTGGCATCCAAGCCGGTCATGGAAGGCAAGGGTGTGCTGTTCAAGCGCTTTGCCGGCGTCGACGTGTTCGATATCGAAGTCGATGCGGAAAGCCCCCAGGCCTTCATCGATACCGTCAAGCGGATTTCCATCACGTTCGGCGGAATCAATCTGGAAGACATCAAGGCGCCCGAGTGCTTCGAAATCGAGCGGGCCTTGATCGAACAATGCGACATCCCGGTATTCCACGATGACCAGCACGGCACCGCTATCGTTACCGCGGCGGGCATGCTCAATGCGCTGGAAATCGCTGGCAAGACACTGGAACAGGCGAAGATCGTCTGTCTCGGCGCCGGTGCTGCGGCGACCTCCTGCATGAAGCTGCTGGTCAGCATGGGGGCGAAGATCGAGAACATCTTCATGATCGATCGCAAGGGCGTCATCCATGCCGGTCGCGACGATCTGAACCAATACAAGGCGATTTTCGCGCACGAGACTGACCGTCGGACGCTGGATGACGCGCTTGATGGCGCCGATGTGTTCGTCGGGCTGTCCGGTGCCAATCTCCTGAGCGCCGAAGGCCTCAAGCGCATGGCGGCGAACCCGGTCGTCTTTGCGTGCTCGAACCCTGACCCGGAGATCAGCCCTGAGCTCGCCCACGCTACGCGCTCTGACGTGATCATGGCCACTGGCCGCTCGGACTACCCGAACCAGGTCAACAACGTGCTGGGCTTCCCGTTCATTTTCCGCGGAGCGCTGGACGTTCGTGCATCGCGCATCAATGAAGAAATGAAGATCGCTGCGGCGCTGGCGCTGCGCGACCTGGCCAAGCTGCCGGTTCCGGCTGAAGTGGCCGCCGCGTATGGCGTTGAGCAGTTGCAATTCGGTAGTGAATACATCATTCCGAAGCCGATGGATCCGCGCTTGATCACGCTTGTCTCGGACGCGGTCGCCAAGGCGGCGATCGAAAGTGGCGTCGCGACGCTGCCGTACCCGTCGAACTACCCGCTCAAGTCGGTCGATGACGTGTTCAACGGCTGATCGAATGGCCCTGCTGCGCAGGGCCTGCGGCACGCAAAAACCCCAGCCTAGGCTGGGGTTTTTTATGGTGAACGGTGAGCTGGTGAGCGGGTCGTCAGGGTGCGTCGTTTTGCGATCGGCTGCCGGCGAACCGGCTTAGAACAGATCGATCGGGGCCGCTTCGGACGCCGGTAGCGGGCTGTCAGGCAGCAGCGCGCCTGGAGCCAGTTCGTCGTCCATCCCCGGTGGCGAATCTTCGCTTCGAAAGATTTCGAAGTAGGCATCGGGTGTGCCCGGCGCGGCCGCCCGACCACTTCTCGGGTCGATGCGCAGTGTCAGGATGCCTTCGGGTTCGGCGGGCGCATGCTCGGGCATGCCCTCCAGTACTGAACTCATGTACTTCATCCAGATGGGCAGCGCGACGGTTCCGCCATATTCGCGTCGTCCGAGGCTCTGGGGCTGGTCGAAGCCGGCCCAGACGGTGGTGACTATGTCGGCGTTGTACCCTGAGAACCAGCTGTCCTTGGACTCGTTGGTGGTGCCGGTCTTTCCGGCGATATCGGCGCGACCCATCGCCAGGGCTTTACGACCCGTGCCGCGCTTGATGACGTCCTGCAGCATGCTGGTCATGATGTACGCGGTGCGCTCGTCAATGACCTGTTCGGCCTGGACCGGTTGCTGGCTGGCTGCGCCCGCATCGTCTGTCAGCAGCGTGTCGCTGCGGGCATAACTTAGCGCCGCTTGCTGCTCGTCTGCAGAGGCTCGGTCATGCGTGGGTACGCGCGCCGGATTCGCCTCGAACACCCGTTTGCCGTCTCGATCCTCGATGCGCTCGATCAGGTACGGTTCGATCTTGTAGCCGCCGTTGGCGAAAGCGGTCCAGCCGGTCGCGATTTCCATCGGGGTCAGGGTTGCCGTGCCGAGCGCCAGCGACAGGTTCGCAGGCAGGTCCTCGGCTTTGAATCCGAAACGCTTGATGTAGTCCAGGGTGTACGGAAGACCCAGTGTCTGCAGCAGGCGGATCGAGACAAGGTTGCGCGACTTGTAAAGCGCCTCGCGCAGACGGATCGGGCCGAGGAAGGTGTTGTTGTCGTTCTTGGGGCGCCAGACACGGTCCAGCCCTTCTTCGACGAAGACGATGGGGGAGTCGTTGACCAGCGTGGCGGGCGTGAACCCCGCATCCAGCGCAGCGCTGTAGACGAAAGGCTTGAAGCTCGAGCCGGGTTGGCGTTTGGCCTGGATGGCGCGGTTGTAGTTGCTTTGCCCGAACGAAAAACCGCCGGTCAGCGCTTCGATGGAACCATCGAGTGGATCAAGGGATACCAGCGCGCCCTGCGCCTGTGGTACCTGGCTGAACAGTGTTTCGTCATCGATGATGCGGACGCGAATCACGTCTCCGGTCTTCACCACGTCCGATGGAGCCCTGGGCTGTGGGCCCAGGCTATTGGTGTTGATGAACGGGCGAGCCCATTTCATGCTTTCCCAGCCGATGCTGTGTTCGCTGCCGTCGCGCAGCAGGGCCATGATCGAATCCTGGCCGACGGCGCTGACGACGGCCGGTAGCAAGCCGGACTGGCCTC is a genomic window of Stutzerimonas stutzeri containing:
- the trxA gene encoding thioredoxin TrxA yields the protein MSEYINNVSDSSFEQDVLQADGPVLVDYWAEWCGPCKMIAPVLDEIAKDYEGKLKVCKLNIDENQETPPKYGVRGIPTLMLFKNGNVEATKVGALSKSQLAAFLDSNI
- the rho gene encoding transcription termination factor Rho; the encoded protein is MNLTELKQKPITELLEMAEQMGIDNMARSRKQDVIFSLLKKHAKSGEEISGDGVLEILQDGFGFLRSADSSYLAGPDDIYVSPSQIRRFNLRTGDTIVGKIRPPKEGERYFALLKVDTINFDRPENAKNKILFENLTPLFPNERLTMEAGNGSTEDLTGRVIDLCAPIGKGQRGLIVAPPKAGKTIMLQNIASNITRNNPECHLIVLLIDERPEEVTEMQRTVRGEVVASTFDEPPTRHVQVAEMVIEKAKRLVEHKKDVVILLDSITRLARAYNTVIPSSGKVLTGGVDAHALEKPKRFFGAARNIEEGGSLTILATALVETGSKMDEVIYEEFKGTGNLELQLDRRIAEKRVFPAININRSGTRREELLTSEEELQRIWILRKLLHPMDESAAIEFLLDKLKDTKTNEEFFMSMKRK
- the ubiD gene encoding 4-hydroxy-3-polyprenylbenzoate decarboxylase, which translates into the protein MQYRDLRDFISGLEQRGELKRVSTAVSPVLEMTEICDRTLRKQGPALLFENPTGFDMPVLGNLFGTPKRVALGMGADEVSELREIGKLLAFLKEPEPPKGLKDAWSKLPIYRKVISMAPKVLKDAPCQEVIVEGEGVDLSRLPIQTCWPGDAGPLITWGLTVTRGPNKERQNLGIYRQQVIGRNKVIMRWLSHRGGALDFREWCEKYPDRPYPVAVALGADPATILGAVTPVPDSLSEYAFAGLLRGSRTELIKCRGSDLQVPAGAEIVLEGYIQPGEMADEGPYGDHTGYYNEVDRFPVFTVERITRRHDAIYHSTYTGRPPDEPAILGVALNEVFVPILQKQFPEITDFYLPPEGCSYRMAVVTMKKQYPGHAKRVMLGVWSFLRQFMYTKFVIVTDDDIDARDWNDVIWAITTRMDPKRDTVLIENTPIDYLDFASPVSGLGSKMGLDATHKWPGETSREWGRAIVQDEAVKRRVDELWSELGID
- a CDS encoding CDP-6-deoxy-delta-3,4-glucoseen reductase produces the protein MKVTLQPSGAVLEVQPGERILDAARRLGYDCPHACRNGNCLVCAALLVNGRVRQRGETHDHGEVFTCLAEPEEDCVLLWDGVLAPGELPVRTLNCQLVSCEDVGGDVFRLLLRAPAGKTPRYHAGQYVLIEREDGEFSAFSLASAPRSGRDLELHVLAREPSATGLLDYIGRKGMVTVQMPFGDTHLAELPNGPLVLIAAGTGMAQMHSLIEHCRAEGFAHPVHLYWGVRRPEDFYRLAHWEEWQRMPNLSLHQIVSDVCGWQGRCGLLHEAVCEDFDDLKPVHVYASGSPAMIYGTLDALVEAGMDATQMRADVFAYAPRER
- a CDS encoding SPOR domain-containing protein, whose product is MATRKKPAPKRGASRYQAPAKKPVPGWVWLVCGLVIGGFIMFLMNLEPGGDEIKRAKDTPKPKEQPKRPAPTTGQPVKPKYDFYTLLPESEVILPPEAPKPEQAPKPVTPEEAAKIDAARAEAALNGQVPPPPPMVAKAPATQFFLQAGSFRKQPEAERVRAQIILLGQDVRVENVTVRDEDWYRVLVGPFANREQLGQAQKTLAASGYNNLLLQQRQVR